In Lacibacter sp. H375, one DNA window encodes the following:
- a CDS encoding tRNA-binding protein — protein MSELITWTDFEKVEICAGTVIEVTDFPNARKPAYQITIDFGEHGIKRSSAQITHHYNKEELIGKQIVAVINFPVKQIANFFSECLVLGVYDENKEVILLTPDKKVQNGGRIG, from the coding sequence ATGAGTGAATTGATTACATGGACCGATTTTGAAAAAGTAGAAATTTGTGCAGGCACTGTTATTGAAGTAACTGATTTCCCCAATGCAAGAAAACCTGCTTATCAAATAACCATTGATTTTGGTGAACACGGTATTAAGCGTTCATCGGCACAAATAACACATCATTATAACAAAGAAGAGTTGATCGGAAAACAGATCGTTGCTGTTATAAACTTCCCCGTAAAACAAATTGCTAATTTCTTCAGCGAGTGTTTGGTATTGGGTGTGTATGACGAAAACAAAGAAGTTATTTTGCTAACACCGGATAAGAAGGTTCAAAACGGAGGAAGAATTGGCTGA
- a CDS encoding methylated-DNA--[protein]-cysteine S-methyltransferase, with the protein MADELLHTVYYNSPIGTILLESEDEHLTTVSFRDDISVAETANTTSSVLKATINQLDEYFAGRRKQFDLPLQPAGTAFQQKVWDQLMKLPYAETVTYLHMAKRLGNVKSIRAAASANGKNPIGIIIPCHRVVGADGKLTGYAGGLHRKQWLLEHEAKMAGKSSSLF; encoded by the coding sequence TTGGCTGACGAATTACTTCATACTGTTTATTACAATTCACCTATAGGTACAATTTTATTAGAGTCGGAAGATGAACACTTGACTACTGTATCGTTTCGTGATGACATCTCGGTTGCAGAAACAGCAAACACAACATCGTCTGTTCTGAAAGCAACTATCAACCAATTAGATGAATACTTTGCAGGAAGAAGGAAGCAGTTTGATCTGCCACTTCAGCCTGCAGGCACGGCGTTTCAACAAAAAGTATGGGATCAACTCATGAAGCTACCATACGCCGAAACGGTTACTTATCTGCACATGGCCAAACGTTTGGGGAATGTAAAAAGCATTCGTGCTGCAGCATCGGCTAATGGAAAGAACCCGATTGGTATTATTATTCCATGCCATCGAGTAGTTGGTGCTGATGGAAAGTTAACCGGCTATGCGGGTGGACTTCACCGTAAGCAATGGTTACTAGAGCATGAAGCTAAAATGGCGGGCAAATCTTCTTCCCTTTTCTGA